The genomic region CCGACGGGGCAGTTGATGAGTTCCCACCCGCCGCCGTCGGCGTGGAGTTCGCTGAAGAGCAGGCCTTTGCCGGTCTCTTCGGTGCGACGCAGGACCGCGGCGCCGGCACCGTCGCCCCAGAGGATGCAGCTGGTGCGGTCGGTGTAGTCGGTGATGCTGCTGAGCTTGTCGGCGCCGATGAGCAGGATGTTGTTGTACCGGCCGCTTTCGATGAGGGCGGACGAGAACTGCAGGCCGTAGACGAAGCCGCTGCAGGCAGCGTTCAGGTCCACGGCGGGCGTCTGGTCGAGGCCGAGCGAGTGGGCGACGAAGCACGCACAGGCCGGCGTCATCATGTCGGGCGTGATCGTGGCGACGACGATCAGGTCCAGGTCCTTGGCCTCGAGCTTGGCGGCCTTGAGCGCGCGGGTCGCGGCCCGGCTGGCGATGGCACTGGTCGGCTCGTCGGCCGCGGCGATGCGGCGCTCGCGAATGCCGGTCCGCTGGACGATCCACTCGTCCGAGGTGTCGACCATCTCGGCCAGGTCGTCGTTGGTCAGCCGGCGTTCGGGTGTGTAGCTGCCGGTCCCTGCGATGGCGGCACGAATCGGGGAGTGATTCGTTTCGTCAGCAATCGATGCCATGGGTCACGTTACGCCCTGCCGGAATCTCCCGAGCGGAGTTGTTCGACGAAGGCGGCATGTTCCGCGGTCGCACAGCCGGCCTCGACCGCGGCGGCGAGCTTGGGCAAGTCGCCAGCGAGTAGTGCCTTGCCGTCCAGCCAGAGGCCGGGAAAGACGCGGCTCTTGAAGAGGCCGTCTTCTGGTTCCAGAAGTTCGAATCGGCCGTTCGTGAGGACGTGGTAGCGGACTTGCGGCGTCTCCTCCTCGGTCAGGACGACGACGTATTCGCGAACGTTGTTCCGCTGGTACGCGTGGAGCTTGGCGTTGAGGTCGATGCTGGCGGTGGAGGCGGCGACTTCGCCGACGAGTTCGGGGGCGTTGGCGACGTAGTCCTTCGTGCCACGGACGACTGTGCGTGTCTGACCACCGGCCGACTCCGGAATGCCGAGGAGCACGTCGGGCTGCGGTTCATTCTCGTTGTCGGCGAAGATGGTGCCATCGACGCCGCGCATCAGGCTCGGCGTTCGCATGCAGTACTGAGCGAGCCAGACGTACAGATCCCCGTGTGGCTTCGAATGCTTGTTGAGACTGACGGGTGATGGCATGCCGTTCCCCTGAAGATAGACGACGCCTTCGATCAGCTCCGCACGTGTGCCCTCACCCATCGCCTCGTAGCGACGGTGGAACTCCTCACGCGTCAGGTGATCGCCGTTGCGCAACGGCGGGATGACATCAGGCCGGTGCCGTTTGACCGGCGGTGCGATCGTCTCGGTCATGGCGACATCATACAGCGCCGCCGCCGCCGAAACTCAGGCGGTGAAGCTCGACTTACGCGGTGGGGCTCTGGGCGATGTGGTTGACGATCCGGGCGTTCACTTCGCTCTCGACGAGCCGCTTGGAGGCCCGGATGGCGTTGTGAATCGTGCGGGCGTCGCTGGCACCGTGGGCGATGAGCGTGTAGCCGTTGACGCCCAGCAGCGGCGCGCCGCCGTACTCCTGCCAGTCGTGGCGACGTTTGATCTTGCCCATGATCTGCTTGAAGGGCGCGACCAGTTCCGGGGCGTTCTCACCGAGCTCGAAGAACACGGTGCGGAAGAGCCCGTCGAACAGGCCCTCGAAGCTCTTGAGCATCACGTTGCCGACGAAGCCGTCGCAGACGACGACGTCGGCCACGCCGTTGAAAAA from Planctomycetota bacterium harbors:
- a CDS encoding beta-ketoacyl-ACP synthase 3; amino-acid sequence: MASIADETNHSPIRAAIAGTGSYTPERRLTNDDLAEMVDTSDEWIVQRTGIRERRIAAADEPTSAIASRAATRALKAAKLEAKDLDLIVVATITPDMMTPACACFVAHSLGLDQTPAVDLNAACSGFVYGLQFSSALIESGRYNNILLIGADKLSSITDYTDRTSCILWGDGAGAAVLRRTEETGKGLLFSELHADGGGWELINCPVG
- a CDS encoding Uma2 family endonuclease; this encodes MTETIAPPVKRHRPDVIPPLRNGDHLTREEFHRRYEAMGEGTRAELIEGVVYLQGNGMPSPVSLNKHSKPHGDLYVWLAQYCMRTPSLMRGVDGTIFADNENEPQPDVLLGIPESAGGQTRTVVRGTKDYVANAPELVGEVAASTASIDLNAKLHAYQRNNVREYVVVLTEEETPQVRYHVLTNGRFELLEPEDGLFKSRVFPGLWLDGKALLAGDLPKLAAAVEAGCATAEHAAFVEQLRSGDSGRA